The genomic DNA GTCGTCCTCCAGCCCCGGGCGAAGGGCGGCCACGCTGGCCCGCAGGTGGTCCGCCACCTCCGTCCTGACCGAGGGCAGCTTGCCCTCCGCCTGAACCGAGCCGGCCGTATCGAGCGTGACCGAGACGAGGCCGATGATCCGGTCCACGAGCGAACGCTCGACGTTGATGCCCTGCACGCGCCGTACGGAAGGTCCAGCGCCGTCTTCTTGATGAAGCCCGTGCGGATGAGGAGCCGGTCTTCGGCGATTCTGAACTTGAAGTACGCCCACTGAACTACCGCGATCCCCACGACCAGCAGTAGCAATCCCCCGAGGATGGGCAACACGCGGGCGAAGTCGAGGGGCTCGTCGCCACGCAACACGAGAACGGCCGCCAGGATCGAGAGGATCCCTGGAATGACGGCGCGCCCGAGGACCTTGACGCCGGTCCACAGGAATGAAACGACGGCGAAGGAAGACAGGCGCTGCCAGTCGCCGGAAAAGGGCGGGTTCACCGACCCGGATCCTCGGCGGCTTCGGAGGCCGTTTCCGAGTTCGTTTCCGAGTGCGCTACGGGAGCCGGCGCGGCGTCGGTGTCCCTGGAATCCGTCTCCCCGTCCGCTTCGATCCGCTCCGAGATGTACACGCGCAGCCGCCCGGCGGTCTCCTGTCCCAGTCCCCGGATCCTGAGACCCGCGCCCGCGCCCGCCGGAAAGACCGACAGGCTCGACAGGCCGAACCGCCGGTCGAGCGGAGTGCTGTCGAGCTTGGTGTGCTGCACGCGGTTGAAGGGAAACGCCTTCACCGAGCGCCAGAGCACGCCGGACNNNNNNNNNNNNNNNNNNNNNNNNNNNNNNNNNNNNNNNNNNNNNNNNNNNNNNNNNNNNNNNNNNNNNNNNNNNNNNNNNNNNNNNNNNNNNNNNNNNNNNNNNNNNNNNNNNNNNNACGGGACAACACGGATGTGAAACGCACTCCACGCTCCGACGATCAGCACAGCCCGGATCAGGGCCGCGACCTGGAGGCGCCTCGCGAACCGCGGGTGAAGCGGGGTCCAGTCGAGGGCCTCGGTGCCGGGAAGGGAATCGAGCGGGATTTCCGGGTTGACGAACATGCCGGGGGGCCCGGCCTCGATCGTTGTGGGTTCAGTCATTGTGCGAACCGGGCGCATCGGGAACCCGGCCCTCCGCGAAAAGTGGGTCGTCTATGGACCTTGGAGATGCAGAGGGCCCCTGTCCCCTGGGGCCAAATGTTAGCCAGACTGCCTTACCCCGTTACTTCTCTTTCT from Gemmatimonadota bacterium includes the following:
- a CDS encoding PH domain-containing protein, which encodes SGVLWRSVKAFPFNRVQHTKLDSTPLDRRFGLSSLSVFPAGAGAGLRIRGLGQETAGRLRVYISERIEADGETDSRDTDAAPAPVAHSETNSETASEAAEDPGR